From a region of the Bacteroidetes bacterium GWF2_43_63 genome:
- a CDS encoding 23S rRNA (adenine(2503)-C(2))-methyltransferase — protein sequence MEKNTLFGLLPEEIAAIVEKYGARAYTAKQIAEWMYARRVFSYDEMSNLPKHFRDQLKNDYPEILVPYSNVQISKDGTKKYLFEFSGGRSVETAVIPDDDRLTVCVSSQAGCRFGCRFCATGSIGYHGNLTSGEILNQLMAIDEHDKITNIVYMGMGEPLDNWAEVYKSLEILTSEKGFGLSASRITVSTIGIKASFKELLEKTKVNIAVSLHSPFPEERMHIMPAQISNPVIDILDMIVAADLPKHRKLSFEYILFKGINISRSHALKLADIAIRCNAHINLIVYNDVPGLNFEAPIEREVLTFQNELIKKGATATIRRSRGLDIAAACGTLAGKR from the coding sequence ATGGAAAAGAATACATTATTTGGATTATTACCGGAAGAAATTGCCGCCATCGTTGAGAAATACGGTGCCCGCGCATACACCGCAAAACAAATTGCAGAGTGGATGTATGCACGGCGTGTTTTCAGCTACGATGAAATGAGCAATCTACCAAAGCATTTCCGTGATCAGTTGAAAAATGATTATCCGGAAATTTTGGTTCCATATTCAAATGTGCAGATTTCAAAAGATGGCACAAAAAAATATCTGTTCGAGTTTTCCGGTGGTCGAAGTGTTGAAACTGCCGTTATTCCCGATGATGACCGGCTAACGGTATGCGTTTCATCGCAGGCTGGATGTCGCTTTGGATGCCGTTTTTGCGCAACAGGTTCTATTGGCTATCATGGAAATCTGACGTCGGGCGAAATCCTGAATCAGCTGATGGCCATTGATGAACACGATAAAATTACAAACATCGTGTACATGGGTATGGGTGAGCCACTCGACAACTGGGCCGAAGTGTATAAGTCGCTTGAAATTCTGACTTCCGAAAAAGGATTTGGTTTGAGCGCAAGCAGAATCACGGTTTCGACCATCGGGATAAAAGCATCTTTCAAAGAATTGCTGGAAAAAACAAAGGTCAATATTGCCGTCAGTCTTCACAGTCCTTTCCCTGAAGAACGAATGCATATCATGCCTGCACAGATTTCAAATCCGGTTATCGATATTCTCGACATGATCGTTGCAGCGGATTTACCAAAGCACCGCAAGCTTTCGTTTGAATATATCTTATTCAAAGGAATCAATATCTCGAGAAGTCATGCTTTGAAACTGGCTGATATAGCCATTCGCTGCAATGCTCATATAAACCTGATTGTGTATAATGACGTTCCGGGATTAAATTTTGAAGCTCCTATCGAAAGAGAGGTCCTTACTTTTCAGAATGAACTCATAAAAAAAGGAGCCACCGCAACGATTCGTCGTTCCCGTGGACTTGATATTGCAGCTGCCTGCGGCACGCTTGCCGGAAAGAGATAA